Proteins encoded by one window of Salvia splendens isolate huo1 chromosome 14, SspV2, whole genome shotgun sequence:
- the LOC121765264 gene encoding myosin-binding protein 7-like: MGSDDSLRSMSHVQCCDCGCSCSMSGSALSESCLRSVKRKYDDDEEGNKFTVPGLVVPQNARVEVENECMALRETVTSQQQTIQDLLIELDEERNASSSAANEAMSMILRLQREKAEVHMEARQFKRFAEEKMAHDQQVALALDDLLYKREQAVHSLTCEIQVYKHRMLSFGLTESEAGGEKVVGQNTSMTENLEGQYEFPGYDNYPPLKCNINESQAYPDGDDETADIEKYPFGETPHSRYELRDFEYKLNEFERSPTRTIEPDREYFGTKNMLEKVIVGQSPRRPNLLRKLSTDSSYSQFGMVKEMSPDFVPDSPKYGGSFRKTTFSHLDLNPNYRKVDSASEVGDDISDRVYTIDSIHQRSAVNGVMDHKGSDGSVYEDYSKSSQVSLDHSDVMNLEMQKLYARLQALEADRESMRQALISVGTDKAQMILLKEIAENLCKEMTPAKAMHIQKKPVTKGLNSISLLKRVVLWRRNARRSRYTFGMSAKNEGLLMLLDKGPRIGQRRVVSTVNM, from the exons AGATGATTCGCTCCGATCCATGAGCCATGTCCAATGTTGTGACTGTGGTTGCAGCTGTTCAATGTCGGGCTCGGCCTTATCCGAGTCGTGTCTACGGTCTGTCAAGCGTAAATATGATGATGACGAGGAAGGAAACAAATTTACTGTCCCGGGACTTGTTGTGCCGCAAAATGCACGTGTGGAGGTCGAAAATGAATGTATGGCACTGCGTGAAACAGTCACCAGTCAGCAGCAGACTATCCAGGACCTCCTTATCGAATTAGACGAGGAGAGAAATGCATCTTCTTCAGCTGCAAACGAGGCCATGTCTATGATCCTGAGGCTGCAGAGGGAGAAGGCAGAGGTTCACATGGAGGCAAGGCAGTTTAAGAGGTTCGCGGAGGAGAAAATGGCACATGATCAGCAAGTGGCATTGGCATTGGACGATTTGCTGTATAAGAGGGAACAGGCCGTCCATTCACTTACCTGTGAGATTCAGGTCTACAAACACAGGATGTTGAGTTTTGGGCTCACGGAGTCTGAAGCCGGTGGAGAAAAGGTTGTGGGCCAAAACACAAGCATGACAGAGAACCTAGAGGGACAATATGAGTTCCCTGGATACGATAATTACCCACCTCTCAAGTGCAATATAAATGAATCCCAGGCTTATCCAGATGGTGATGATGAAACTGCTGACATTGAGAAATATCCCTTTGGGGAAACTCCACACTCTCGGTATGAGCTGAGGGATTTCGAGTACAAGCTCAATGAATTTGAGCGAAGTCCTACTAGAACCATCGAGCCTGATAGGGAATACTTTGGCACAAAAAATATGCTTGAAAAGGTAATTGTTGGTCAATCTCCAAGACGGCCTAATCTTCTTAGGAAGTTATCTACTGATAGCTCATATTCACAATTTGGAATGGTGAAAGAAATGAGTCCAGATTTTGTGCCAGATTCCCCAAAATATGGCGGCAGTTTCAGGAAGACAACATTTTCCCATTTGGATTTGAACCCTAATTACAGGAAAGTGGATAGTGCATCTGAAGTTGGAGATGACATAAGTGACAGAGTTTACACAATAGATTCCATCCATCAACGGTCTGCAGTTAATGGTGTCATGGATCATAAGGGTTCTGATGGATCCGTATATGAGGACTATTCAAAAAGTTCCCAGGTTTCACTAGACCACTCTGATGTTATGAACCTAGAGATGCAGAAACTGTATGCAAGGCTTCAGGCTCTTGAAGCTGATAGAGAATCAATGAGGCAGGCTCTTATCTCTGTTGGAACTGATAAAGCACAAATGATTTTGTTGAAAGAGATAGCTGAGAACCTGTGCAAAGAAATGACACCAGCGAAAGCAATGCATATCCAGAAGAAGCCAGTAACCAAGGGTTTAAACTCCATTTCCTTATTGAAG CGGGTCGTGTTATGGAGAAGGAATGCACGCAGAAGCAG GTACACGTTCGGGATGTCTGCCAAGAATGAAGGTTTGCTAATGCTTTTAGACAAAGGTCCTCGTATCGGACAACGCAGGGTTGTGTCAACAGTAAACATGTGA